One window of Halorussus sp. MSC15.2 genomic DNA carries:
- a CDS encoding isoaspartyl peptidase/L-asparaginase, with protein MKVIVHGGAGSDPDEPVPRQAVLDDAAETGAAESDVLDAVESAVHVLESSPRFNAGVGGAVQSDGAIRTDAGVMTSDREAGAACSMPGVEHAVSAARVVLEETPHVLVSGDHAVDLAADFEVETGVDLWSEKKREKWADLDDVPDGTPSEHLDWLREKFGGADTVGAVAYDGDEFAAATSTGGRWLALAGRVGDVPQIGSGFFAAPAGAASATGAGEDIAKATLTRRAVRHLESGHDAREAADRAIEEFAELTGSSAGVIVLDSDGNAGSAFNSDAMQTSVSSRTASR; from the coding sequence ATGAAGGTCATCGTTCACGGCGGGGCCGGAAGCGACCCCGACGAACCAGTACCGAGACAGGCAGTGTTGGACGACGCGGCTGAGACCGGCGCGGCCGAATCTGACGTCCTCGACGCGGTAGAGTCGGCGGTCCACGTTCTCGAATCTTCGCCGCGGTTCAACGCCGGAGTGGGCGGCGCGGTCCAGAGCGACGGAGCGATTCGGACCGACGCCGGCGTGATGACGAGCGACCGCGAGGCGGGCGCGGCCTGCTCGATGCCCGGCGTCGAACACGCCGTGAGCGCCGCCAGAGTCGTGCTGGAGGAGACGCCTCACGTCCTCGTTTCGGGCGACCACGCCGTGGACCTCGCGGCCGACTTCGAGGTCGAGACGGGCGTAGACCTCTGGTCGGAGAAGAAGCGAGAGAAGTGGGCAGACCTCGACGACGTTCCGGACGGGACGCCGAGCGAACACCTCGACTGGCTTCGCGAGAAGTTCGGCGGGGCCGACACGGTGGGCGCGGTCGCGTACGACGGCGACGAGTTCGCCGCCGCGACCTCGACCGGCGGTCGGTGGCTGGCGCTGGCGGGTCGAGTCGGCGACGTACCTCAAATCGGGAGCGGGTTCTTCGCGGCCCCTGCAGGCGCTGCCAGTGCGACGGGCGCGGGAGAAGACATCGCCAAGGCCACGCTGACCCGGCGGGCGGTCCGACACCTCGAATCCGGTCACGACGCTCGGGAGGCCGCCGACAGGGCCATCGAGGAGTTCGCCGAACTCACCGGGTCGTCCGCGGGCGTCATCGTCCTCGACAGCGACGGGAACGCCGGGAGCGCCTTCAACAGCGACGCGATGCAGACGTCGGTGAGCAGTCGAACCGCGAGCAGGTAG
- a CDS encoding cupin domain-containing protein, with protein sequence MEIVPKDAEESTEAVEGVHLSLLAGAEEMNVQHFFIEPGAEVPEHSHDNEQTGYITNGTLTFLVDGEELEVSEGDSYAIPGDEPHAAENRGDVPVEGVDIFSPPRENPDWKD encoded by the coding sequence ATGGAAATCGTACCCAAAGACGCCGAAGAGTCCACGGAAGCGGTCGAGGGCGTCCACCTCTCGCTGCTGGCCGGGGCCGAGGAGATGAACGTCCAACACTTCTTCATCGAACCCGGCGCGGAGGTGCCCGAACACAGCCACGACAACGAGCAGACCGGCTACATCACCAATGGCACGCTGACGTTCCTCGTGGACGGCGAGGAACTCGAAGTGAGCGAGGGCGACTCCTACGCCATCCCGGGCGACGAACCGCACGCCGCCGAGAATCGGGGCGACGTGCCCGTGGAGGGCGTGGACATCTTCAGTCCGCCGCGCGAGAACCCGGACTGGAAGGACTGA
- a CDS encoding ribose 1,5-bisphosphate isomerase, with amino-acid sequence MSQSDADIHPTVEEAADDIANMEIRGAATIADAAADALATQAEDSDAESPETFRKEMRAAGRRLRETRPTAVSLPNALRYVLRGMEGGSVPKLRESVVESADEFQRELGQAQDNLGRIGANRLRDGDTVMTHCHSTDALSCVEKALDQGKEIHAIVKETRPRKQGHITAQWLRDMDVPVTLIVDNAARRYLDQTDHVLVGADSIAADGSVINKVGTSGLAVNARERGVPVMVAAQTLKLHPDTMTGHTVEIEMRDEREVLTLDEEEEIGDVTVENPAFDVTPPRYVDAIVTERGQFPPESIVTLMRELFGDQQGGEPWEE; translated from the coding sequence ATGAGCCAGTCCGACGCCGACATCCATCCGACCGTCGAGGAGGCCGCAGACGACATCGCCAACATGGAGATTCGCGGCGCGGCGACCATCGCCGACGCCGCGGCCGATGCGCTCGCCACGCAGGCCGAGGACAGCGACGCCGAATCGCCCGAGACCTTCCGGAAGGAGATGCGCGCCGCGGGCCGTCGCCTCCGCGAGACGCGGCCGACCGCGGTCAGCCTCCCCAACGCCCTGCGGTACGTCCTCCGCGGGATGGAGGGAGGTTCGGTCCCGAAACTCCGCGAGAGCGTGGTCGAGAGCGCCGACGAGTTCCAGCGCGAACTCGGGCAGGCCCAAGACAACCTCGGGCGTATCGGTGCGAACCGACTTCGGGACGGCGACACCGTGATGACCCACTGTCACTCCACGGACGCGCTCTCGTGCGTCGAGAAGGCGCTGGACCAAGGGAAGGAGATTCACGCCATCGTCAAGGAGACCCGTCCGCGAAAGCAGGGTCACATCACCGCCCAGTGGCTCCGCGACATGGACGTCCCCGTCACGCTCATCGTGGACAACGCCGCGCGCCGGTACCTCGACCAGACCGACCACGTGCTCGTGGGCGCGGACTCCATCGCGGCCGACGGGTCGGTCATCAACAAGGTCGGCACCTCGGGGCTGGCGGTCAACGCCCGCGAGCGCGGCGTCCCCGTCATGGTCGCGGCCCAGACGCTGAAGCTCCACCCCGACACGATGACGGGCCACACCGTCGAAATCGAGATGCGCGACGAGCGCGAGGTGCTCACCCTCGACGAGGAGGAGGAAATCGGCGACGTGACCGTCGAGAACCCCGCCTTCGACGTGACGCCGCCGCGGTACGTGGACGCCATCGTGACCGAGCGCGGCCAGTTCCCGCCCGAGAGCATCGTGACGCTGATGCGCGAACTGTTCGGCGACCAGCAGGGCGGCGAACCGTGGGAGGAGTAA
- the icd gene encoding isocitrate dehydrogenase (NADP(+)) — translation MSYDKVEVPEDGEKITAVDAENDELDVPENPIIPIIHGDGIGQDVGPAAQKVLQKAAEATGREIHWMRVYAGESAREKYDENLPEETVEAIREHRVAIKGPLTTPVGAGFRSLNVALRKKLDLYANVRPTYHLDGVPSPVKEPEKMDMVNFRENTEDVYAGIEWEEGTDEVEKVREFVEDDMGFDETIHQGAVGIGVKPITEFGTKRLVRKAIDYAIENDRDSVTLVHKGNIMKFTEGQFRDWGYEVAEEEYGDEVITEDTLWEEQDGEQPDDAVVVNDRIADNMLQQLLTRTENYDVLAMPNLNGDYLSDAAGAQIGGLGIAPGANFGDGRVLAEPVHGSAPKYAGQDKVNPSAMILSGRLMLEYIGWEDASQLVRDAVEATISSKKVTYDIERQIEGGEKLATSEYADEICKNIEELA, via the coding sequence ATGAGCTACGACAAGGTGGAAGTTCCCGAGGACGGGGAGAAAATCACCGCCGTGGACGCCGAGAACGACGAACTCGACGTACCCGAGAACCCGATTATCCCCATCATCCACGGGGACGGAATCGGACAGGACGTCGGTCCGGCCGCCCAGAAAGTGCTGCAGAAGGCCGCTGAGGCGACCGGCCGTGAGATTCACTGGATGCGCGTCTACGCTGGCGAAAGTGCCCGCGAGAAGTATGACGAGAACCTGCCCGAGGAGACCGTCGAGGCCATCCGCGAACACCGAGTCGCCATCAAGGGGCCGCTCACGACTCCCGTCGGCGCGGGCTTCCGCTCTCTGAACGTCGCGCTTCGAAAGAAACTCGACCTCTACGCGAACGTCCGACCGACCTACCACCTCGACGGCGTTCCCTCGCCCGTCAAGGAACCGGAGAAGATGGACATGGTCAACTTCCGGGAGAACACCGAGGACGTGTACGCCGGAATCGAGTGGGAAGAGGGTACTGACGAAGTCGAGAAGGTCCGAGAGTTCGTGGAGGACGACATGGGCTTCGACGAGACCATCCATCAGGGCGCGGTCGGCATCGGCGTCAAGCCCATCACGGAGTTCGGCACCAAGCGTCTCGTCCGCAAGGCCATCGACTACGCCATCGAGAACGACCGCGACTCGGTCACACTAGTCCACAAGGGCAACATTATGAAGTTCACCGAGGGCCAGTTCCGTGACTGGGGCTACGAGGTCGCCGAAGAGGAGTACGGTGACGAGGTCATCACCGAGGACACCCTCTGGGAGGAGCAGGACGGCGAACAGCCTGACGACGCCGTCGTGGTCAACGACCGTATCGCCGACAACATGCTCCAGCAGTTGCTGACCCGTACCGAGAACTACGACGTTCTCGCCATGCCGAACCTCAACGGTGACTACCTCTCGGACGCCGCGGGCGCTCAAATCGGCGGCCTCGGCATCGCGCCCGGCGCGAACTTCGGTGACGGCCGCGTCCTCGCCGAACCGGTCCACGGCTCTGCTCCCAAGTACGCCGGACAGGACAAGGTCAACCCTTCCGCGATGATTCTCTCAGGCCGACTAATGCTGGAGTACATCGGCTGGGAAGATGCCTCCCAACTCGTTCGTGACGCCGTCGAAGCGACGATTTCCTCGAAGAAGGTCACCTACGACATCGAGCGCCAAATCGAAGGCGGCGAGAAACTCGCAACGAGTGAGTACGCCGACGAAATCTGCAAGAACATCGAAGAACTCGCGTAG
- the hmgA gene encoding hydroxymethylglutaryl-CoA reductase (NADPH) produces the protein MSDGSEPSRLAEKVREGELRLHELEDHADAETAAAARRQLLEIETDAELETIGDFALDAEQATDANVENMVGAAQIPMGVVGPVQVAGGAADGEYYLPLATTEGALVASVNRGCSVIAGSGGADARVTKSGMTRAPVFRVAGIAEAETVVSWVGENTERLREAAESTTSHGELLDVDTYVVGDSVFLRFVYDTKDAMGMNMATIATREAAQIVEDETAASLVALSGNLCSDKKPAAINAVEGRGRSVTADVKIPRETVEERLHTTPEAIEEANTRKNLVGSAKAGSLGFNAHAANVVAAAFLATGQDAAQVVEGSNAITTVEARDEDLYASVSLASLEVGTVGGGTKLPTQSEALDVLGLRGGGDPAGSNADALAEIIAVGALAGELSLLAALASRHLSSAHEDLGR, from the coding sequence ATGAGCGACGGTTCCGAGCCTTCACGTCTGGCCGAGAAGGTGCGCGAGGGCGAACTTCGACTGCACGAACTGGAGGACCACGCCGACGCCGAAACCGCGGCGGCGGCCCGGAGACAACTCCTCGAAATCGAGACCGACGCCGAACTGGAGACCATCGGCGACTTCGCGCTCGACGCCGAGCAAGCGACCGACGCGAACGTCGAGAACATGGTCGGGGCGGCCCAGATTCCGATGGGCGTCGTCGGTCCCGTGCAGGTCGCGGGCGGCGCGGCCGACGGCGAGTACTACCTCCCGCTGGCGACCACCGAGGGCGCGCTGGTCGCGAGCGTGAACCGGGGTTGCTCCGTCATCGCCGGGTCGGGCGGCGCGGACGCTCGCGTCACCAAGTCCGGGATGACCCGCGCGCCGGTGTTCCGGGTCGCGGGCATCGCCGAGGCCGAGACGGTGGTCTCGTGGGTCGGCGAGAACACCGAGCGCCTGCGCGAGGCCGCCGAGTCCACGACCAGTCACGGCGAACTTCTCGACGTGGACACCTACGTCGTGGGCGACTCCGTGTTCCTGCGGTTCGTCTACGACACCAAGGACGCGATGGGGATGAACATGGCGACCATCGCCACGCGGGAGGCCGCCCAAATCGTGGAGGACGAGACCGCCGCGTCGCTCGTCGCGCTCTCGGGCAACCTCTGCTCGGACAAGAAGCCGGCCGCCATCAACGCCGTCGAGGGCCGGGGTCGGAGCGTCACCGCGGACGTGAAGATTCCCCGCGAGACGGTCGAAGAACGACTGCACACCACGCCCGAGGCCATCGAGGAGGCCAACACCCGCAAGAACCTCGTGGGAAGCGCGAAGGCCGGGAGCCTCGGCTTCAACGCTCACGCCGCGAACGTGGTGGCCGCGGCGTTCCTCGCGACCGGACAGGACGCCGCGCAGGTCGTGGAGGGGAGCAACGCCATCACGACCGTCGAGGCCCGCGACGAGGACCTCTACGCGAGCGTGAGCCTCGCCAGTCTGGAGGTCGGCACGGTCGGCGGCGGGACGAAACTCCCCACTCAGTCCGAGGCGCTCGACGTGTTGGGTCTCCGGGGCGGCGGCGACCCCGCGGGAAGCAACGCCGACGCGCTCGCCGAAATCATCGCCGTGGGCGCGCTCGCCGGGGAACTCTCCCTGCTCGCGGCGCTTGCCTCCCGCCACCTGTCGAGCGCCCACGAGGACCTCGGGCGGTAG
- a CDS encoding lipopolysaccharide assembly protein LapB: MSTTEVSGGASRVDRWLGEHCDRLLPWKRRAEAFYCEQRAKRAENRGDYETAREYYDRAVSTRGRLGDRDATITLGLRLADLAREHGDAATAREHYERVVELHARRENARGALDALEPMLDVLDAEGEDDELAQWWGHALMILGKADPGELSPERRDDLIRRYAERIRTEESAGRLYGFALARLLADEDELGAELLDATWERRDVVREQVGQFRVVLAAGVGRVAHAECTGRDVDREETLDFVADHRERLSVSAAALFERLREGETDVAPADLKTGVGPDDEAELRDVEAEVFGRLLERLG; encoded by the coding sequence ATGAGCACGACGGAGGTATCGGGGGGCGCGAGTCGGGTCGACAGGTGGCTCGGGGAACACTGCGACCGACTCCTCCCGTGGAAGCGACGCGCCGAGGCGTTCTACTGCGAGCAGCGGGCGAAGCGCGCCGAGAACCGCGGCGACTACGAGACGGCGCGGGAGTACTACGACCGGGCGGTCAGCACGCGGGGCCGCCTCGGCGACAGGGACGCGACGATTACACTCGGACTGCGACTGGCCGACCTCGCACGCGAACACGGGGATGCCGCCACCGCGCGCGAACACTACGAACGCGTGGTCGAACTCCACGCCCGGCGGGAGAACGCTCGGGGCGCGCTCGACGCGCTCGAACCCATGCTCGACGTTCTCGACGCCGAGGGCGAGGACGACGAACTCGCCCAGTGGTGGGGTCACGCCCTGATGATTCTGGGCAAGGCCGACCCGGGCGAACTCTCGCCCGAGCGCCGCGACGACCTGATTCGCCGGTACGCCGAGCGGATTCGCACCGAGGAGAGCGCCGGACGGCTCTACGGGTTCGCGCTCGCGCGCTTGCTCGCGGACGAAGACGAACTCGGCGCGGAACTGCTCGACGCGACGTGGGAGCGCCGCGACGTGGTTCGCGAGCAGGTGGGTCAGTTCCGGGTCGTCCTCGCGGCGGGCGTCGGCAGAGTCGCTCACGCCGAGTGTACCGGCCGGGACGTGGACCGCGAGGAGACCCTCGACTTCGTCGCCGACCACCGCGAGCGACTCTCGGTGTCGGCCGCCGCGCTCTTCGAGCGTCTTCGAGAGGGCGAGACAGACGTAGCGCCTGCGGACCTGAAGACCGGCGTCGGACCGGACGACGAGGCGGAACTTCGGGACGTGGAGGCCGAAGTGTTCGGGCGGTTGCTCGAACGACTGGGGTGA
- a CDS encoding DUF5817 domain-containing protein, protein MYAVVGCSDCQALKIVEGRPETTQCPRCGKRRKFEKLRKFVETDDEDHAREVRSSMLANRQDEGEAYAELDSFAEMDEQVEDAGVSDEEYLEASGIDSEAVAEAAERVENRSASTRGNSRKDTVLAALRELDRPTEDEVVAYASERGVPAEYVRDALGKLTRRGEVSESRGRYRLL, encoded by the coding sequence ATGTACGCCGTCGTGGGGTGTAGCGACTGTCAGGCGCTCAAAATCGTGGAGGGGCGGCCCGAGACCACCCAGTGTCCGCGGTGCGGGAAACGCCGGAAGTTCGAGAAACTGCGGAAGTTCGTGGAGACCGACGACGAGGACCACGCCCGGGAGGTCCGGTCGTCGATGCTCGCCAACCGCCAAGACGAGGGCGAGGCGTACGCGGAACTCGACTCCTTCGCCGAGATGGACGAGCAGGTCGAGGACGCGGGCGTCTCCGACGAGGAGTATCTGGAGGCTTCCGGCATCGACTCCGAGGCGGTCGCCGAGGCCGCCGAACGCGTCGAGAACCGGTCGGCCAGCACCCGCGGCAACTCCCGGAAGGACACCGTGCTGGCGGCGCTGCGCGAACTCGACCGACCGACCGAGGACGAGGTGGTCGCGTACGCCAGCGAGCGCGGCGTTCCGGCCGAGTACGTGCGCGACGCTCTCGGAAAACTCACCCGCCGGGGCGAGGTCAGCGAGAGTCGCGGCCGGTATCGGTTACTCTGA